The region TCCGGTACCGGTCTATCGAACCGAAATTCTAACGCCACACCATCTTCAGTCGTATCTCTAAATGCATCCGAAAGCATCGAACGGAGCTGTTGCAGCGGCTTGTGTCGTTCGCTTAATCGAGAATCTTAAGTCACCCGCGAGAGCCCTTACCTTGAGAGTTCTCCCTCTCTGGTGCGATCTCTCGTGAAGAGAAGGGAAactatttttattgctttgatcatcattaccactgaagatgatgctgatgatgctgatgatcatggtgatgatgaagatggccCCAAACAACGGATTCGGGAGTTCGAAAAACAAGTTTTCCAAACAAGTATCGGTGCTGGTTTgtggttcgttcgtgttcCTCTTCgtgtttgctgttgccgttgttgaCATAAAGTATCGAGATATGCTGCGATTCGACTTCGATTCGATGctccctccccgaaaaaagcaaagaaaccgGTAGAGGATCACGCAGCgcgttgttggtgtggtgcgcgAGCGCAAACAGAGGCGAACGCACCGATCGATGGCTGCATAGTTTATCGATTAGATCATACGTTGACAGACGCTGGCTGCGCTGCCTTAAGAGCTCtctcagcctctctctctctcgttgtcgTGCCCCAAGTGCGTCTAATTACTTTTGCAAATTAGTTGCCCACATTTAtccggccaacaacaaccgtgGCGACCAACCAATGGCACCATTTTGTGACACTTTCACAAGCGAACCAAtagcgcaacaacagcaccgacTCCGCACTCCGCTGTGCTTCCCACTAAAGGTTGAATAAATCTTTCCATCTTTCGGGATTGGCTCAATTACGAACAAACTGGCAAAGGGGAGAGCGTGCGCTCGAGCCTGGAGTCGACATTCCATTCTTGGCCAACCTTTACCAGCCTTCATCACTTCACCGAAGGGCACTCCTCATccgatcgctcgctccacACTCCGAAATGGCACCACTgaatgcgacgacgacgactaaaCAATGTGCTAGCGCACCAAGAACCAGAGCGGCTCAAGGATTGCCACATCGCCACCACGGTGCCCTTGTTGATGGCAAGTCAACGGCAGTGATCGGGTAGCGATCGAGTATCATTGATGGAACGGCTGCACTGCACGAAAGCCCCAATCGTTCGCCGTTGATCGTTGATTGGAAAAACGTTATCAGAATAAGCAAGAAAACAACGATCGAAGAAAGAAATTCAACTGTGATGCAATGTGTACGCCATCATAAACCAAAACCGAGGGgcgacgacgcggacgacgatGCAGACGGTCCAGTTAACGTTGAATTGACCAAGCGCCACACAGTGCCACAGAGGGAGCCAGTTTGCGCCAGCGAGGCGAGCGTATAATTAACCGAGAGGGGTTGGCTTGGCAGAAACAGGAATGTTCTGGCCTCGGCCACTGGGCACTTGCTGACGACTGGCATTCCTACTGGCGACGCGAACCTACATCCACCTTCCACCTAGCtctacggacggacggacggacggacggtcgttggtttggttgaccTGTTGCTGGAAATGGGCCTAAACAGTTAGGAAAgtagcccagcagcagcattaacaaATGGAGTGCGTTGCCGGTGGGGATTTGCAGCTGccgatggttggctggttggcctcCAGGAATTATGTCATCTGCGCACCGGTCCACCTCTGTTTTTGCGCCATGTTGCGCCAACTTTCGGTACAAACGCCCTTGCCCGAATGTGGCGTGTGTGGTATCTGGTGGATGATGGACGACAAACATTTCGCAGTAAGTTGCTAATGACCTGCCTTCGTGGTCGGAGAGGCCTACGTCACTGTGGACAATTTTCATTCTAGAAGCGCGAAAGCCGAATGCATTCTGTTGAGTTGGAGGACTCTTTTGTTGCCAGTTTGAACTTGGCGGGCTGAAAATGATGACTTTATTCCTGCGAGCAGAGGCACAGCTCAAAGTTTAATTTTATAAGAAGATTTCCTGATGAAGTTAAGAATGGGCGCGCCGCTGAGTAGAGTGAAGGCTGCTTTCTAGGAGttccattttaaattaaatttcgctGAGAACTTGTTGTACATGTGAAGGACACTTTCGAAGGCGGTTTGGTCGGGTATCATTGATAAGGATTTTGCCACACAGGTGAGTCGATTCAGAGAACGTGTTTCACCAGAGATACGttatttcaaattcaaacgTTTGCCAACATTAGCGCTACCTATACGGCAGTGAATGGCTGACTTTTTTCTCTCAcaaattgctttttttctcactAAGCAATTGCTTCACTGtacctttttttctcaccAAAACACccgaatcaaaacaaacataatttttgtctttttttagCGATTTTCGCCGCGAACGGGGAACTTTATCGTGAACGCGAGTTAAAAAGTGGAAATTTCGGTAAATTAGTGCGTTACAGTGTGCGGTTCGTGATTTAAAAGTGTGGCCACAGGTGGGCCAAAAGGCCTAAACTAAATTCATCGCCGGGTTCGCGTAGTTTTGTGGAAAGTTCCGTACTTTGATCTTCAATTCCGTTCCGAAAGGCGGAGTTTTTTGGGATTGTGGTCCGCTCTCCGTCCGAACCCTTCCGTCCGGGGGAAGATGGCTTTGAAGCAGGAAAGTTGGCGAGATCTCATCGCGGATAGATTGcgcgagcgaaacaaaaatgaaacatccCGCTACGCCGAGATCATCCAGTACAGTAAGTGTCCTTGCAAGAACCGGTTCAATGACTCCCGCTGCGAGgtggtaaattgaattacgcAGAATGGTCGGATGGGCGAAGTACAACCGCAGTAGTCCTTGGAGCACGCTAGCACCCGGGAGAAAGTGATGACGAGAtcgatttcactttctttcggTCCAGTTCGGTGAAACGGTTCCATATGGTTTCCGGAAATTCGACTTCTACTAATGCAATTCTGCTtattttcttgttcttcttttttagaTAACCGCCTGTTTGATACGGCCGCAAAATTACGGCAGGAAAATCTGGATCTTAAGATAGATAAAAAGATTCGCGATAGTGCGAGTAGTGCCGGTAGCGCCGGTGCGGTATATGGCGTAGATGTGGCCGCCATCACCAACGCCCAGATTCAGGCCCTGGAGAAGAAGGTACTGGCGCAGCAGGAAGAGCTGACGGATTTGCACAAACGGAAGGGCGAACATTCACAGATGGTGATCACGCTCAACCAAAAACTGTCTGATCTGCAGCGGTTGCTGGCCGAGAAGGAGCGTGCCCTGGCCCAACAGACGGCCATGTGCGTACTGTTGAAGGACGAGCTGGAAGAGCTCAAGGCCTCGCATGTCACGATCAAGGATGAATCGTTAGCATCGCAATTGCGAGCCAACACGGCCGAGGAGAAGTTGCGTGCGGTGCAGGACGAGAACACGAAGCTGCTCAATCTGCTGATGGAGTACAAGTCGCGTGATGCCGAAATTATGAACaaggaaaatgataaatttttCAAAGAGAAAAAGGCCCGCATCGAAAGTGAGCTCGAGCGTGCGATACGGGACATTCCCGGACCTTCCGGTGCGCTTGGTGCGGGTGATTTGGATCGGTTCGATGTGGATGGTTTACCGGAGGGTGTTGAGTTTAAGTTCGATGCACACGATGGGGAAGTGAACGCGGTCCGTTGGAGTCCGATCGAACGTATCGTCGCTACGGGCGGTGCCGATCGGAAGGTGAAGCTGTGGGATGTGGGTAAAGGTAAGCGTGGTGACCAGCAGAAGCGGATGGAATGATCCGCGTTAGGTCTTGCCATGGACTGACCGGTTCTTGCGTTATTTTGCAGGTGTTTGTGAACCTCGTGGTGTTCTCGTCGGCAGCAATCAAGGTATCAACTCGGTTGAGTTCGATTCAACCGGTTCGATGATTTTGGCCGCATCCAACGATTCAGCCAGCCGCATGTGGTCAGTCGTGGATCATCGATTAAGGGTaagcagcacacacacagcTAATATATGAAAACGTTTAGCATAAGTTATTCGTTTTTAATCATAATCCAATAAACTCAACAGCACAAAATTGATTCGTCCATTTTTTGttcacatttttcaacaaaaactccgtTATCTTTCTGTTGTCTGATTGAACGGGAAGACGCAATTTCCGCTTGGGAGTAGCAACAGGTGTTGTGGTTTCGTATGCAGGCGAAGGGATTGCTTCCATGCGCAGAAGTCACGTAGAATATGCCGACCGGTGGAAATGAGTAGCGTAGAGCCTCTCAGGGATATCGATTTTTCATGTTGAATgtctttattaaaaaaaaaagtttaccaCATTACAGTAAGAAAGTTTGTTTTGCTAATCTGTCGATCAGTACTGTTGGATACCCCAAAAGCAAGGATCGAGGATCACGGTTGTCATTTGCGGTCCCGCTCTCTGCGAATAGAATAGTAGCCATAGGCAGATCCCGCAGTGTCATAGAGAAAAATCTTCTATTCGAACGCTTCCATGGCGAGGGCTACTGCGattcgaccaaaaaccatGGTTGCGTTCGATTTATGTTTGAATTctattcggttcggtttgttgtttttttttttgttttttattaaacattttttattctttctttaATTGTTGCTTCTCTACTACACTAAGGTTGTTTCGCTATCTATCCTTTcgatcttcctccttctctcccactctctccgTCGTCAGTGTTGCATAATTAGGGCTAGtgttaatttgatttcattacaTTTAAATTAagttaaattattatttacttgtttttcttttgacTTTTAGACGGTGTGCGTTCTCTTTTACATTtctccttgttgttgtttttgatgttgtggttttttttcgcttcgtttcgctttttttgttactgCTTTCGAATTATTTTGTtactgtgtgtttgtatgaaCGTATGGAGTACTAATATATACTATTAATTTGAAAAGGTTCAGCGTTTTCTTCACTGGTAGTATACGATGTGGATGCGGGGGGGAGAGAGGCTATGCAGATAAGTTAACGGCTATGGTTCCTACATGCTTTCGTGTTACGGTTTTGTTACGTTTTTCGTTAGTATAATTTAGCTACCTATCGCGCCGGGAAGCGTACAAAGCTCAATGTTTCTGATGAGTATGTTGGTTTCAAGaatgaatgtaaaaaaaaactgtttgcGAAAGATCCACTGATCGCACGCGCTTGAATTTAGAGTGGTGCTTTGTCTGCCCAAAGTAAAACCCGGAAtccaaaaagaacaaaaaagccAACTAAACACACGGCAACCTACGGCATGCGGAGTGCGCATTGCGCGAATCATGCGTGACCACCGTCCACGCGCTTGTGCCACCGAACACCGACACAGAGGGCACAAAAGTAAAAGTTAGGGATTATtgggataaaaataaattacgaTAAATGCTTAAAATTAAGACCGCACACACGCACCCACTCACACACCCCTGCTTTCCTGTCGCGTCGAGTGGGGTTCGTGGCGCTCTGGCAGCTTTCGCTGTTTCGCGCTTCCGCCCGCAACCCCCACCCACGGTCGCCATGGGCAACTCAAATAAAAGCGCAAAATGGTAACGGTTTCATTTGAGTtgcgcatcgcatcgaccGTGGGGAGGTGGGGGTTTAGGGCCTGTGACGAGAAAAGGTGGTTCTCCGATCCTTATCGccacccggccagccagctgcgCCCATCGCGTGGGCCTTAAAGTCCGGAGAAAAGGACAAATGGATATACACTCTACTCTGCTCCTACTGTTGCCCCGCTTGCTCGGGGAGCCCGATCCGATTGCGTtgcggaatgttttttttttttcgatgggGAAGAAAGgagtttttgctgttgtttttcgggtttcgggtttcggtttcgtctATCGGTCGGTTCTAGCTTCCGGATCTGTCTGCTGAGGTGATTTCGATGTCGAATCTCGTTTGTAAAAGGAATTTTCGCTCCCGCAACGACTCGTTTCGAAACAATTTGCTCCCTATAAACCTAGCTCGTTCATTCATTCGATTCTTCACTCATCCACACCACGCACATAAGTTACCGCATTCACACAACACTAGTCAGTCTCACTAAAAGGGAAGAAGTCCtcttatgattttttttttcgtttcgtttcctttttaccCACTCCCCCTTTTTGTCATTCGTACCTCGTTTTAACTCGTAATGCCTATCACAATTACACGTTCACCCGTTGCACCCCAAACAAACTGTCCTGGGACTGCCCGGAACAGCCCGGAATTGTGTCCTTAATTTTGTGGTCACCTGCGTTCAGGTCTattttgtggttgtggtgtgtccttgctgtgttgcttcttcctccccaccttcccttccccgaTGTGGATCGGTTTTCCCTCGATCCCCTTCCCTCCCGGATACATATTATATTCTAGTCGTCCTTTTCTCCAAGTCGTGATTTTTCATGTTCCTTCGCGCGACCGCCCCCATGTGTGTCCAGTGCTGGTGTGATGGTGATAAAATGATAAGTTTGTGATGCGTGCGCCCATTCGCCTTCGCCGTGTGGAATATGAGTTATGCGATTGCTTGcttttcgttaaaaaaaaaatagggaaaaTTAAGAAAAGAAGACAGACAATTCCTCTCGCGTATTCGATGCCTCGCCTTAGTCTTCATATTCAGGAGGACCGTCGTCTCTTCTCGAACGACCCTCGCTTCACTACTGGTTGTAgtgtcgtagtcgtcgtcgtcgtcatcgtcgttcgtAGTCGTTGCCATTAACATCGTTATCGGAAACCATTCGATGGCCAGGGTACGTTCGCATTACTTCGAAGCGGTACCAGCAACAGGAAATCGATTCCATCTGCTGCTTGTTCCGCCTGTTCGCAATCGCAATCAGAGCGATCACATCGCGGGGGTTTATGAGTAGAGCGTTCGGTGTGTCTGGGGATTGTGTCGCTTTTGGTGGGAATGATGCCAGCCACGTCGAACGCCTTAAAAGTGTCGACCGGTGTACCCACTGTCGTACAGCTTGCACATCGAATCGGCTCGGCTCCCGGTCAGCGTCGGCGTTGGCACAACGGACGAACCCATCGAGGCGTTCTCGAACTGGCGCTGCTTTCGGCGACGCTGCCACATGTAGGTCCAGATGGCAATGACTGCTAGCTGGGCGAGCAGGAAGACGGCACCGGCCACAATAAGTCCTGGGATGGGAAAGTCGAACGAAATGCGCCACAATTAGTACAACCAGGCCATCAGTCTTCCGTCTCTCCCGATACTTACCCAATCCATTGACGCACAGGCCCTGTCCATCGTTGGCCACGAACACGGTTTCGCTACTGCTGACCTTTGGTTTGGCGCCCTGCTGCTTCTCGAACCCGAACTTGTCCGTAATCTGGATcgactgcaccagcagcatatcgTCCTGCGGCGCTTGGCGTGTCGTCTCACGGCGATGGCGCCGCGTGGCGGCATCGATCACTGCCGTCGCGTTAACCGATCGTCGCTTGCGTCCGTACGACACCATCGAGCGCAGTTCGCCCACGAAATCATCGTTATCGCAGGTGACCGGTTGGCAGGTTGGCATACACGGTGTCACGAGCGCACGGAACTGTACCATCTCCGAGGACGGGAACTTGAAGGCATCGAAGTGCGACAGCAGAATCTTCCCGGACGAAGCGCTCTTGTAGATCGGGCCCATGATGAAGTGATCGGTCGGGCAACCGCGGGCATCGATCAGCGTGATCTCACTGCTATCCACACCATCCATGGCCACCAGTTCGCGCACAAAGATCTCGTACGGTGACTGTGGGTCCAGAATCTCGAAACGCAGTGCAAGAGCATCGCCGACCTCGGCCGTACGCATCATCTCGCTGCCATCCCGTGTCGTAATCTTCATCACAACGTTCGGTGAATCGACGACCACCTCCTCCGAGAGGGCCGGTTCGATGTCACCGGTCACATCAAGATCCACATCGTTCGAGACCGTCTTGTTGGTGAGATCGTACTGGCAGGTGACGGCCAATCCCAGATCCGATGACGTCACGATCGTGTCGTGGTGCTGGATGACGACGTCGTTCAGATACCGGCCGAGTCCGTTCTGGCGCACGTTACAATCGATGTCCTGGTAGCCCATACGCAGCTCAAACTCCAGCGAGTTCTTCACATCCACCGAGCACGAGTTGGGGGCACCCTTGGCATAGACCTTACCGTCGAACAGCTTGGAGGTGCGAATCTTGGCAATCATATCGCCGGCGCGGCACTCGATCGACACGTTGTAGCACGAGGACAGCTCGTAGGTGGCCGCTTCCGGCACGTCCAGATAGGGATCCTGAATGTCGGACAGCGTGGCGCGGCTGTGATGCGACAGGCGGCACACCATGTCACCGGTATCACCGTAGTCGTACGAGTGGCAGCGGTACGGTGAGCTCAGGCACAGCTCACGGCACTCATCGACGCTGGCCACGTCCTGGTACACCGAGTCAACCGTCTTCAAGATGCGTCCGGATAGGCGCTTGAACTCGCACAGCTTCGTCGGCTCCTCGGCGCAGTTGTTCTCCAGGTAGTCGGCACCCTCGTTCGTCTGGAATGCCGATGAACCGGCCAGCGTGATACG is a window of Anopheles aquasalis chromosome 2, idAnoAquaMG_Q_19, whole genome shotgun sequence DNA encoding:
- the LOC126572578 gene encoding autophagy-related protein 16-1, with the protein product MALKQESWRDLIADRLRERNKNETSRYAEIIQYNNRLFDTAAKLRQENLDLKIDKKIRDSASSAGSAGAVYGVDVAAITNAQIQALEKKVLAQQEELTDLHKRKGEHSQMVITLNQKLSDLQRLLAEKERALAQQTAMCVLLKDELEELKASHVTIKDESLASQLRANTAEEKLRAVQDENTKLLNLLMEYKSRDAEIMNKENDKFFKEKKARIESELERAIRDIPGPSGALGAGDLDRFDVDGLPEGVEFKFDAHDGEVNAVRWSPIERIVATGGADRKVKLWDVGKGVCEPRGVLVGSNQGINSVEFDSTGSMILAASNDSASRMWSVVDHRLRHTLTGHSGKVLAAKFLGSAFLVTGSHDRTLKIWDLKNRSCTETKFAGSSCNDLVTTDSFSFISGHVDKKIRFWDVRTADCTANDIPLPGKITSLDLSKDGKFLLCCVRDDTINLLDLRQNRIVRLFRNDNFKVGCDWSRVAFSPSGSRIAAGSADGSVFIWNINGPLETVLKDPNGSGAAVTAVSWHPFSSTLASVDRAKKCTIWSNA
- the LOC126572577 gene encoding uncharacterized protein LOC126572577, translating into MLPRSLRSVLLTCLLLASSPSIDGAKRRSRLDLPISKPADAPLEDNLATASGSEPTFERVEAPAAVAAPPAATAPITPAVAPSSAGTSAETESSANVSGSGSSENSSQMIDEYSDEECDPDFIAFELVTGYVFSAPNKLLDSMPGTLMLTDCLEACQNNDSCASVNYETGLCVLFSSNSDKLPGALTKSQFPVFTIYAQKSCLKLRPCERAWCIDRVQGYRLNGHVKRTAQVVSRRDCIEMCLGENEFTCRSANFYQSTMTCELSDMDRITLAGSSAFQTNEGADYLENNCAEEPTKLCEFKRLSGRILKTVDSVYQDVASVDECRELCLSSPYRCHSYDYGDTGDMVCRLSHHSRATLSDIQDPYLDVPEAATYELSSCYNVSIECRAGDMIAKIRTSKLFDGKVYAKGAPNSCSVDVKNSLEFELRMGYQDIDCNVRQNGLGRYLNDVVIQHHDTIVTSSDLGLAVTCQYDLTNKTVSNDVDLDVTGDIEPALSEEVVVDSPNVVMKITTRDGSEMMRTAEVGDALALRFEILDPQSPYEIFVRELVAMDGVDSSEITLIDARGCPTDHFIMGPIYKSASSGKILLSHFDAFKFPSSEMVQFRALVTPCMPTCQPVTCDNDDFVGELRSMVSYGRKRRSVNATAVIDAATRRHRRETTRQAPQDDMLLVQSIQITDKFGFEKQQGAKPKVSSSETVFVANDGQGLCVNGLGLIVAGAVFLLAQLAVIAIWTYMWQRRRKQRQFENASMGSSVVPTPTLTGSRADSMCKLYDSGYTGRHF